The window AAAGAAATTAAAGAGAATAAAATTAGGACAGCGAAGAAAGGCAGTTTAAGCAAGCGCGGAAGTCTCTTCTGCAGTTCCTGTATTACCAGGCCCAAAGATAACGATAACATTGCAATTAATGGCCCAAAGAATTTTTTAGGCTCTTTAAACGCACTTAGAAAAAAATGCAAAATCCGCCATAAGTTGACCGGGCTATTGTCACCTAAGGCCAGTAAAAGGAAAATCGCATTTATAGCTACCAATATCTTGTATTTGCGCCATAATAAAAAAACGCTTAAGACAAACAAAGAAATCGTAATAATTGAAAAATGATACCCGATCATCTCTTCATTTATGAATCGCGAAGCAATATATGTATTCTCTCTTGAGAAGAAAAAGTGTCTTAGTTCAAGTAATCCCGCATATATATTATTCATATTAAGAAAGCCGGGAAATGGCGGCAATCCTGTATGGCGGGGGTATTGGTTTAATAGTTCCAGCATAGGAAAAAGCTTTATGCCTCCCAAAAAGAGAACAAATAAAGCTATTTTTAATAATAATAAAATAAATTTTGCTTCTTTTTTAACAATTGCATAATAAATTGCATCGATAGATATTATCATACACGTCATAATAAAAATATAAATATTTCCCGCATAGATAATGAGGGCAAGAAGAACTGAAGCAACTAGGAGATATTTTTTTTGAATCTTGCTTTTCTGGAAGAATAAATATATCCAAGGAAGGAAGGATATATTTAAAAATGTAAATCCGCCAACAAAGGTTAAGATATTAAAAATGTTTAAGAAGAAGATAGAGCTTAATAAGCTTAAGATATAGCCTAGCCCATAGTGGCGTGACAAAAAATACATGCCTAGTAAACCCGTAACTGCTTGAATAAGATAAATAATAATTGTTCCTTGAATGGTTCCAAAAAATAATATAAATATAAAATAGGGCGATAAGAAGTCTGAGTTAGGGCGAGCTAACCATGGGGTCCCTCCGCTTAGATAAGGACTCCAGAGAGGAAACTGACGATAGAATAAAATAGTTTTTCTTTGCAGTTCATGGAAAGTAAAATATTTATCCCAGTCACACTGGTCAAGCGGTTGAAAACCGGAAAAAACAATTATCCACCACAATAATGCGATGGCAATAATAATAAAAATTGAAATCAAATCTTTTTTCAGCCGTAATTTATTCCCCATAATTTCAGAATTGAAAAGTTATCTAAAAATTCATAAAGATAATCACAATGTTAGTAGTGAGGCTTTGCATAATATTTGTTTGGGCTTGAACATTTTTTAAGCATCTTTTCATTCTGCTGCTCTTGAGCTTTCCCAGTACTGCCGATAAACAATATTTTTTCTTTAACTTGAACATTTCCTATGCCCTTTGCGAGAAAGAGTTCTTCTGTAATACGCAGCGCTGTCTTCGCCTTGAAAACAAAAAAAGTAGAAATTTTTAAGCAATTCTTAAATCTACCTGCGGGGACACTGATATCTTCAGTCCCTTCCAACTTGACTTCTCTTTCAATTATGCCTTCCTCAATTAACCTATCTTTAGTGTCGTAAACTTGCATTTTCGAATAACTGTTATATTCCCGGCCTATTTGTAGCCTGCGGGGGAAAAACAGCAAGCCGGAAGAACAGATTATATATCTATCGGCTTCTTTAATTTTATACAAATAAATACCTTCCCCTTCTAAACTGTAGTAAAAAATAGGAAATCTGTCTTTATCTGGTTGAAAAAGATACGCCTCCTTATTATTTAACTTTTCTTTCGAGGCAATTGCGCTAACGCTGTTAATCTCAGATCCTTTTTTGCCTTCTAGAAAATGCCAACCTTGATATTGCCACTCAAATCCAACATCCATGGGAAAATAGCTAGAGATATCGAAAAACCTTGCTGTTAAGAAAATATAACTTAAGGCAAAAGAAATGCAAAGCGCAAAAATAATTAAGAAGGCCTTTTTCAATCTCTCTCACCCTTCTTTTTCTTGGCTAAAACCATCGCTGCTCCTATAGCTGCAGTTAATTGCGGAAGAGCAAGCCTTTTAATGTCCATCATAATCTCTTCTTGTAAAGCAAATAACAAGTTATTATTCTGCGCGGGGCCGCCGTCCAGATAAATCTCTTGCTCAATATATAATCCTCGCATCAGGTCAGATAGCCTTCTTGCTATAGACTGATGTATTCCGGATATAATATCTTCTTTCTTGGCTTTTTTATATAAAAGAGATGCTATTTCGCTTTCAACAAAGACAGCACATGTGCTATTGATGCTAACTGCCTGGAGATTCTTTCCCTCTAAATTCCCAAATTCATTAATGGGGGTATCTAATATCCTTGCTGCCTTTTCAAAAAATCTACCTGTTCCTGCTGCACACTTATCATTCATTCTAAAATCCAATGTTTTCCCATCGGAACGAATTTTAATAACCTTGATATCTTGTCCCCCTATATTGACTATTGTCCTGGCAGTTTTATTGCTTAAATGATAGGCCGCTGTGGCAATTGCTGTAATTTCATCTACTTTTTTTTCTGCTGCTGGGAAAATCCGTTTTCCATAACCTGTAGTAGCGATACCCGAGAGTTCTCGTTTTTGTATGGAAAGCGCCCTTAGTCCTTCTTTTAAGAGTTCTTCCGATATCTTAAAATTGCCAAAAGTTGCAGGAGCAACTTTTGACCAAAGCAATCTATTCTCCTCATCAATAAAGACAACCTTAATCGCGGCTGTTCCCAAATCAATGCCTGCTATTAGCATATAACTCTCCCTCTTCTAGTGAAGTGTCTCCTTAAAGGCCTCAAGCCTTAATAATATGCCCTCTTTATCCTCTACAGAATAATCTGTCTCTATTCTTATAAAATGATAGCCATTCCTTTTTACTGCTTTTTCGAAACTAAAACTCTCCATATCAAAAGGATGGCATCCTTTAAAGACATGATAGACCACACCTTTTATGTTACGCTCTTTCATTGCTACTAAAGTATTCTTTATTTTGCGCTCATTATCTACGAATGTAGGGCAGGTACAAGAAAGTTGGTACCTCTCTGCTACGGCTCTAAGAAGTTCATATTCAGAGGTCCCATCGTAAACTATGCTATTAAAAAGCCTTTCGGACGTACATAAACTGTCGGCTACAATAAACATGCCTATCTCTTCAATTAATTCAGAAATCTTCAAATGCGGGAAAAACAAAGGGGAGCCAGCAAGAAATATTTGTGGTTTTTCATTATGGCCAGAATTATTATAGCTGTTAAGAAGTTTGTTTGTATTTTCTATCCAGGATTCAACATCATCCAGCATAAAGGCATTGGCTATAATAATACTCCATGTACCAGAAATTAGCCCCTTGCACCGCAGTTCGATTAAACGACTGAATGTTCCCCAGGCCCTCATATATTTATGGATCGAGCTCAAAAAATTCTTACAATTTAATTTCTTTTTTGTGTATCTTTCTAGATATCTTTTCAAATCATAGGATTCCTCCAGCCATCTTTTTTGGCTTTTTTCGCTTTCCTTCGCATGGGGTAATTCCATCTGGTAAATGTGTTTTTTCTTTTCCTTTATTATCTCGGGAATCTTAACTCTCCAGTCACAACTAGTAGGCATTACTACTAGGTCGCACAATTTTTCTAATGATTGTTCTAAATGGTAGGGGCTGACAGAAGATTTAATCACAGGACAAGCTAAAATAGGTAAAAAGGATGACGAAAGTTTTTGCACGCATAAGGATCCGCTGCATAATCTAACGGGATGGAATCCAAATGCATCTAACAGTTCTAATGGAACACTATTGCAGTAAAGACCGGCAAGAGGATTTTTAAATCTTTCCTTAAATCTTTGGGGATAAAGTGGCAACGAAAGGACTTCTAAAAAATATTCAAGTTCCTTAATAAAGTCGTCCCTTGTTTTGAGGGAAGCAATTTCTCTTTGGGTTTCCCTGAGGACCTCCTGGTAAACTTTTTCCTGCATTTTTCTGTTTACATTCCCAGGCAAAACTACCATTGCAATCTATGCCTCCTTTTAAACCAATCGGAAAAGTATTTTTTTGAGGAAGAAATAATATTTTTCTTTAGGAATGTGGCAGATAATGCCTTATCTTGCGGACATGCCTCTATGCATTTTAAGCAGAGATTGCAGTTTTCTTTAAGGACATCTTTCTCTTTTTTCTCTAAATACACTTCTTTAATATCCATGGGGCACACGCGCCAACAATTTCCGCAACCAGTGCAAGAATCCGCCTGCTTTTTAAGCCGGGGAAGACCAATTCTACGAAATGTATCAAAGAGAGCTCCAACAGGACAGATAAGGCAAAAGATGCGATCTCGGAACATAATTCCTACTAATACAATCCCTGCCAAGGCCGAGGTAGCAATACTTGTCCAAAATCGTTGTATGCCAACAGTAAAATCAACGGCCTGGTTTAAGAAATTCCCTTCAAATGGCGGTAGAAATAGCTTAACCGGGCATATCCTGCAATATGGCGGGTCGATATCTCTGGGGAAATCGCTAATTAAGTAAAAGTGGACACCTAAGAAAAGTATTAGTAATATATATTTAACTATCCGCAAATTTCTCTTTGTCCTATAAGAGATTTGACACTCTCTAATTGAAAACCTTCTTCTCATTGAGGCAATCCAATCCTGAAATGTGCCGAATGGACAAGCCCAACCGCACCAGAATTTACTAAATATTAAAGCAACTACAAAGAAGCTTAGGAATAAACGTAAATATGCACCGGAACAACGCCAAATAATAGTATATCCGGGGAAAGGCATCATTCCTCTCTCCTTCTCCGGATCCATTTTTATTCCATATTGCAATCGCTGTAGTGGCAATAAATAACAACCGCCGCCTAAATAGCTGTCATTGTTAGAACATTGCTGAGCGGGAAAGAGATTGCCAGCCCGCAGCCCAAGATAACCACCATAAATTAAAAATAAAAAACTTAAAATTTGGATTAAATAACGAATTCGATAAACTTTCATAATTTAGATTTCTTTCTTGCAATAATTGCGCCAGTAAGCGAAAGAACAACCGACAAAATAAATATAGTGGTACCCTTTTTCATATCTAGATCCCTTCTTTGCGTGGCTACATGGCACTTGTGTTTAAATAAAACTGTGTAAGCATATTTATAGACTATGCTGCCTAAGATACGTTCTGCAACGACTAAATTTTGGCCAAAGCCCTTTTGTCCTTTTTGAAACGCTCCCGGATTCCGAGGAATATAGAAAAAACTACCATTTTTATCTGTCTTTATTTGTTGAATATTTCCGGAATTATCAATTACATCCACCTCTTGATAGCCAAAGGGCTTCTTGTCAAAGGCCACTGTAAGCCTTATAGGAAAACCAAACCTGCGATAGAGGGTATTACCTTCGTTTATATGCTCTCGATAAATAACCATATCAAACCGATTGTCAGTCTCTGTCGGGGAATACCTGCTCTCTCCACCCAAGCTCTTGCTATTGCCAAAGAGGAAGAAAGACGCCTTTGCCAGAAAATGGTATTTTATTTCTCTTTTAAATTTCTTTCCCTTGACTAAAACCGTATACCTGTTTGTGTCTGTTGAATTAATACAAATATATGGCTTATTCTCTTCCGTTCCAATCTTTAGTTTATAAAAAATTATTTCATTCTTTTTGTCTTTTTTGTCAAATGTATAGATTGCCTCAAGCGCGTCTAATTGGGAAATATCCTTTTTTTGGTCAGGGAACTGACCATAACAGATATATAGCAATTGAGTTACACTGCCATCTTCATTTTTAACCTCATTGCCATACTCGAGCCAGAGATAATCATCCTTCAGCAAACTTCCATGGGCCTTTTGGGCGCCTATGCTCGTTAAGTTAAGAAAAAGAACTATTGCTATAACTAAATTACTCCGCATCACTTTCCCATGTCTTTCCTGCGATAACCGCTTTTTTAAGCTTGAATACCTCGGTAAACGGGCCGCAGTATCTATTCATTATAGTTTTTTCTCCGGCCCTAATATATCTTAAATTTTGAAGAGGAATAAATGTGTGCATAAATTTGACAAACCCCAGCCCGGGAGCAAGCCAAAAATTATAGATATGCATTTTTTTACTATTCTCTGCTGCATCTCGATAATTATGCCTTACAAAGAAATGGATACATTTAAATTTTCCTGCTTCTACAGCTATATCTTCAAACCCCACGAAACTAATGTTGGCTTCTATTCTTTCCTTATCGATTAAGTTGCCTTCATAGTCATAGATAGATTGGATAGCCGAGGAAGAAATATTTTTTCCTAATTCGGAGGGTATCATTAAAAGCGGTGGGGAGAATTCTCTTATTACCTTCAAAGGCACCTCCCCTACCAGATGCTTATTCATGCAAAACAATATGCCTTTAGAAGAAAGTATATTTGTCTGAATGCGATCGTTATATTCGCCCTGCCAGAGAAAATTAAATTGTCTGCCCTCAGCTACCTGCTTAACATTTTTAACAGTTATAGTTACTATGCCTTCAACAGAACCCTCCCGATGCGCATATATGTATTGATCATTTTCATTTAAAGGGAAAAAATCAGATGCAAAAGAAGGGCTCTTTACTTTCAAAATATAATGCAAGCTTAGAGTTATAAAAATTATTAATATTATACCCGTCGATAGCCGGTTAAATAATTTTTTCATCCAGGAAGTCCTTAATATAATAGTTTATTCTCAAGGGCTATTAATTCTTGCCGATATTTAATCTCTTGTTTGCCGTGCTCAATAGATACAATATATACCTGTTGATTAAGACATACCCGCCGTAAAAGAATTTCCAAAGATTTGCTTTTCTGTATCTTAAATAAGATATAATCACTTTGGGCCTCAGGTAAAATTCACACATTGCTTTTCGCTGAAAATTTAGCAAATCCTTAGCGTCCATATCGCATGGGACATAGACAGGGTTACCACTGCAATCAGCCCAATCGTGCCAGGAAGTAAACTTTTCCGGCTCAAAAATAGAATCTGTATTTTTAAAGAGGTCT is drawn from Patescibacteria group bacterium and contains these coding sequences:
- a CDS encoding 2-hydroxyacyl-CoA dehydratase, which produces MVVLPGNVNRKMQEKVYQEVLRETQREIASLKTRDDFIKELEYFLEVLSLPLYPQRFKERFKNPLAGLYCNSVPLELLDAFGFHPVRLCSGSLCVQKLSSSFLPILACPVIKSSVSPYHLEQSLEKLCDLVVMPTSCDWRVKIPEIIKEKKKHIYQMELPHAKESEKSQKRWLEESYDLKRYLERYTKKKLNCKNFLSSIHKYMRAWGTFSRLIELRCKGLISGTWSIIIANAFMLDDVESWIENTNKLLNSYNNSGHNEKPQIFLAGSPLFFPHLKISELIEEIGMFIVADSLCTSERLFNSIVYDGTSEYELLRAVAERYQLSCTCPTFVDNERKIKNTLVAMKERNIKGVVYHVFKGCHPFDMESFSFEKAVKRNGYHFIRIETDYSVEDKEGILLRLEAFKETLH
- a CDS encoding 4Fe-4S binding protein, whose amino-acid sequence is MKVYRIRYLIQILSFLFLIYGGYLGLRAGNLFPAQQCSNNDSYLGGGCYLLPLQRLQYGIKMDPEKERGMMPFPGYTIIWRCSGAYLRLFLSFFVVALIFSKFWCGWACPFGTFQDWIASMRRRFSIRECQISYRTKRNLRIVKYILLILFLGVHFYLISDFPRDIDPPYCRICPVKLFLPPFEGNFLNQAVDFTVGIQRFWTSIATSALAGIVLVGIMFRDRIFCLICPVGALFDTFRRIGLPRLKKQADSCTGCGNCWRVCPMDIKEVYLEKKEKDVLKENCNLCLKCIEACPQDKALSATFLKKNIISSSKKYFSDWFKRRHRLQW